Proteins found in one Mycoplasmopsis citelli genomic segment:
- a CDS encoding ABC transporter ATP-binding protein, with the protein MQPNNAQPPQVNGDFKTRNRAKSDNIVELIEVVKEYGEKTVLKEVDLKIKKGEFVTLLGPSGSGKTTILRLLGGFEWATRGEVKFNGLDIKDLPPHKRNLSTIFQDYALFPHLNVWGNIAFGLKLKKVNKEIIDEKYIDLLKQKTLKWTKVAQTKMQQLDELQLSYEEKLKTLTPGTKQWRKIQDWLDDSDFTYSYWESYVQQKTVDFENKYFKRKMTSEELEDKISKIIEVVGLKGNENKSISQLSGGMKQRVALARSLVVEPEILLLDEPLSALDAKIRQKMQALLRSIQKELGITFVFVTHDQDEALELSDRVAVMRDGKIEQYDEPKKIYDFPVNIWVAKFIGDSNIFDAQFVEEDKVRVLGKVFKTIHKQKDFVGEKTLDALIRPEDINMSLETRNPQDKIMGTILQITYRGSYYYITVETKEKQKIYVETAEKFEEGQTVYLSWTIDSIHLMKKDSKWDYQNNVF; encoded by the coding sequence ATGCAACCAAACAATGCACAGCCACCACAAGTTAATGGTGATTTTAAGACTAGAAATCGTGCTAAAAGCGATAATATCGTTGAATTAATTGAAGTCGTTAAAGAATATGGTGAAAAAACCGTACTTAAAGAAGTAGATTTAAAAATCAAAAAAGGTGAATTTGTTACCTTGCTTGGACCAAGTGGAAGCGGAAAAACTACTATTTTGCGTTTGCTTGGAGGATTTGAATGAGCTACCCGTGGGGAAGTTAAATTTAATGGTTTAGATATTAAAGATCTACCTCCACACAAACGTAATTTATCAACTATTTTTCAGGATTATGCACTTTTTCCGCATTTAAATGTATGAGGAAACATTGCTTTTGGGTTAAAACTTAAAAAAGTTAATAAAGAAATTATTGATGAAAAATATATTGATTTATTAAAACAAAAAACCTTAAAATGAACTAAGGTTGCTCAAACAAAAATGCAACAACTTGATGAACTGCAACTTTCTTATGAAGAAAAACTCAAAACTTTAACTCCTGGAACAAAGCAATGACGAAAAATTCAAGATTGGTTAGATGATTCAGATTTTACTTATTCATATTGAGAAAGTTATGTTCAACAAAAAACTGTTGATTTTGAAAACAAATACTTCAAACGTAAAATGACCTCAGAAGAGCTTGAGGATAAAATTAGTAAAATTATTGAAGTTGTAGGGCTTAAAGGAAACGAAAATAAATCAATTTCACAACTATCAGGAGGAATGAAACAAAGAGTTGCTCTTGCTCGTTCGCTTGTGGTTGAACCTGAAATTTTGCTTTTAGATGAACCTTTGTCTGCACTTGATGCAAAGATTCGTCAAAAAATGCAAGCTCTTCTTAGAAGTATTCAAAAAGAATTGGGAATTACTTTTGTTTTTGTAACACATGATCAAGATGAAGCCCTTGAACTTTCAGATCGCGTAGCGGTTATGAGAGATGGAAAAATTGAGCAATATGACGAACCAAAAAAAATTTATGATTTTCCAGTTAATATTTGAGTGGCAAAATTTATTGGTGATTCAAATATTTTTGATGCACAATTTGTTGAAGAAGACAAGGTTAGAGTACTTGGAAAAGTCTTTAAAACAATTCACAAACAAAAAGATTTTGTTGGCGAAAAAACTTTAGATGCTTTAATTAGACCTGAAGATATTAATATGAGTCTTGAAACAAGAAATCCCCAAGATAAAATTATGGGGACTATTTTACAAATTACTTATCGAGGAAGCTACTACTATATTACTGTTGAAACTAAAGAAAAACAAAAAATTTATGTTGAAACAGCTGAAAAATTCGAAGAAGGACAAACTGTTTATTTAAGTTGAACTATTGATTCAATTCACTTAATGAAAAAAGATAGTAAGTGAGATTATCAAAATAATGTTTTCTAA
- a CDS encoding ABC transporter permease: protein MNKIVNFFKRSYVYLILIAVYVPLITGAIFSFNITIKGQYNSVWAGFTWNNWKTLFDERRDVAFVNTLLIAILVSFLVVVLSILSAYALYKQKNKVIKSFVNSSSKIPLVNPDNITALGLVLVFGLFFGIIGVEKEGFIRVIVAHTVMILPYGLSLAIPRSEKFNNNLYEAAQDLGYNKFFAWLKTYFIYMIPSIIMIVIVSTVLSFDDYIITHVVSNTPTLGTKMYEGEFKPWGLVLGTVILFIVIFGNIIYTFFKAKKEK, encoded by the coding sequence ATGAATAAAATAGTTAATTTTTTCAAGCGCTCTTATGTATATTTAATTTTAATTGCGGTCTATGTACCTTTAATTACTGGAGCAATTTTTAGCTTTAATATAACCATTAAAGGTCAGTATAATTCTGTTTGAGCTGGTTTTACTTGAAATAATTGAAAAACTCTTTTTGACGAACGTAGAGATGTAGCTTTTGTTAATACTTTATTAATTGCTATTTTAGTGTCATTTTTAGTAGTTGTTTTATCAATTTTAAGTGCATATGCACTTTATAAGCAAAAAAATAAAGTAATTAAATCTTTTGTTAATTCCAGTTCTAAAATTCCACTTGTTAATCCTGATAACATTACTGCTTTAGGATTAGTGCTAGTTTTTGGATTGTTTTTTGGGATTATTGGAGTTGAAAAAGAAGGATTTATAAGAGTTATTGTTGCTCATACTGTAATGATTTTGCCTTATGGTCTTTCATTAGCAATTCCTCGAAGCGAAAAGTTTAATAACAACTTATATGAAGCAGCTCAAGATTTAGGTTATAACAAGTTTTTTGCATGATTAAAAACTTACTTTATTTACATGATTCCTTCAATTATTATGATTGTTATTGTTTCAACAGTGTTAAGCTTTGATGATTATATTATTACTCATGTGGTTTCGAACACCCCAACCCTTGGAACAAAAATGTATGAAGGAGAATTTAAACCTTGAGGATTAGTTCTTGGAACAGTTATTTTATTTATTGTTATTTTCGGAAATATTATTTACACATTTTTCAAGGCTAAAAAGGAAAAATAA
- the rpsT gene encoding 30S ribosomal protein S20 produces MANIKSKIKSIAKMEAARVKNSAMKSRVKTAIRKAREAVLANDEKATQLVAKAHSVIAKAVSKGVFHANKGARKHSRLDEFVNKSKQK; encoded by the coding sequence ATGGCAAACATTAAATCTAAAATCAAAAGCATTGCAAAAATGGAAGCTGCCAGAGTTAAAAACTCAGCAATGAAATCAAGAGTAAAAACTGCAATTAGAAAAGCTAGAGAAGCAGTTTTAGCTAATGACGAAAAAGCAACTCAATTAGTTGCTAAAGCTCACTCTGTAATTGCAAAAGCTGTATCTAAAGGTGTTTTTCACGCTAATAAAGGTGCTAGAAAACACTCACGTTTAGATGAATTTGTTAACAAATCAAAACAAAAATAG
- a CDS encoding PTS transporter subunit IIABC, whose product MTNSLTSFLEGFKKMFSKKKEKQNLDNSGNSNVRKTLGKISGAFMLPISIMAISGLWLGIGAAIVSNAGENQSLKTFGLFIQNLGEPVFAFLPLLFAISFVIAFTDEAGVAVFATVIGFATFLAIQSVFISDVNTQVKQVTKEFGEVKNYPVYLVDTLNASGTTTHEVLVNNGTAYEITNVPGNGVRIVPFKVDDSNITVTLQGDKPISFLLNNVGLTFKPKEVHGYKVLFGGGGRNPQTIERIVGTTIGIKSLQTSVFGGLAVGLLVQWTYNRFHTIQFPSIVSFFAGKRFVAIITVPFAALLAFVFLIFWPWVGYGLSVFGNALGKVPYGFESLIFGIVERSLVPFGLHHAFYSPLWYSDAGGSLNFSLGEWLQKNPDFVNEIKNNAQYKDLKTLIDTVAATPNKFVGDSTMSVNILQFNFNTVVFPVKENGVLKPSGETPIFDFMSQQLGIKAGRFLDGKFSFMILGLPAAAAAMIFAAPKENRKAAISAVVPSAVTTIVTGVTEPIEFTFLFLSPFLFWGFHAFFCGVSFMLANLLSVHIPQVFSGGFLDLIIYGMIPTPKGTHFYWIFVVGLFYIPLYFGFFYWWIKFKDLKTPGRGETVKLFTKEDYLKNKDAKKAASQVDPQALAIVEAFGGLDNITALNNCASRLRYDVKDSTLVNQDKLKQHGAVAIKIEGKNHVQAIFGPVAEQLNTKIRNSREAIAKLSMHQMEKLPSQPMHAKEATMVQTSMLETPVLVKSAAKGKVVPLSMVNDGVFSEKLIGDGYVVEFADEKFGSVYSPVDGTLSVVFETKHAYGLETAEGVQILIHIGVDTVSLNGQGFESFVKVGDKVKAGDLLAKVDLSLLKAKNLKNSVIVVVLNESPHQALTFKELDKEVSTEDVILEVR is encoded by the coding sequence ATGACTAATTCGCTTACTAGTTTCTTAGAAGGCTTTAAGAAAATGTTTTCTAAGAAAAAAGAAAAACAGAATTTAGACAATAGTGGAAATAGTAACGTTAGAAAAACTCTAGGTAAAATTTCCGGTGCGTTTATGTTGCCTATTTCAATTATGGCTATTTCTGGTCTTTGACTTGGTATTGGTGCAGCGATTGTAAGTAATGCGGGTGAAAACCAATCTCTTAAAACATTTGGATTATTTATTCAAAATTTAGGAGAACCGGTATTTGCTTTCTTACCGTTATTATTTGCAATTTCTTTTGTTATAGCCTTTACTGATGAAGCTGGGGTTGCGGTATTTGCCACCGTTATTGGTTTTGCAACATTTTTAGCAATTCAATCAGTTTTCATTAGCGATGTAAATACACAAGTAAAACAAGTAACAAAAGAATTTGGTGAAGTTAAAAATTATCCTGTGTATTTAGTAGATACATTAAATGCTTCAGGTACCACAACTCACGAAGTTCTTGTTAATAATGGTACAGCATACGAAATAACAAACGTACCAGGTAACGGAGTAAGAATTGTTCCATTTAAAGTTGATGATTCTAATATAACTGTTACACTTCAAGGTGATAAACCTATTTCATTTTTACTAAATAATGTAGGTTTAACATTTAAACCAAAAGAAGTTCATGGATACAAAGTTTTATTTGGTGGAGGAGGTAGAAATCCACAAACAATTGAAAGAATTGTTGGAACAACCATCGGAATTAAATCGCTTCAAACATCTGTTTTTGGTGGTTTAGCTGTTGGATTGCTTGTTCAATGAACCTACAATAGATTCCACACAATCCAATTCCCATCAATTGTTTCATTCTTTGCAGGAAAAAGATTCGTTGCAATTATTACAGTGCCTTTTGCCGCACTTCTTGCGTTTGTATTCTTAATTTTCTGACCATGAGTAGGATATGGACTTAGTGTATTTGGAAACGCACTAGGTAAAGTTCCTTATGGATTTGAGTCATTGATCTTTGGTATTGTAGAAAGAAGTTTAGTCCCATTTGGTCTTCACCACGCTTTCTATTCACCACTATGATACTCTGATGCTGGAGGTAGCTTAAACTTCTCTCTTGGAGAATGACTTCAAAAAAACCCAGATTTTGTCAACGAAATTAAAAATAATGCACAATATAAAGATCTAAAAACTTTGATTGATACTGTTGCTGCAACACCAAATAAATTTGTTGGTGATTCAACAATGTCAGTTAACATTTTACAATTTAATTTTAATACCGTTGTGTTCCCTGTTAAAGAAAACGGTGTGTTAAAACCTAGTGGTGAGACACCAATTTTTGACTTTATGTCACAACAACTTGGAATTAAAGCAGGAAGATTCCTAGATGGAAAATTCTCATTTATGATTTTAGGGCTTCCCGCCGCTGCAGCTGCAATGATATTTGCCGCTCCTAAAGAAAACAGAAAAGCAGCTATTAGTGCCGTAGTTCCAAGTGCAGTTACTACAATTGTTACTGGGGTTACAGAACCTATTGAATTTACATTCTTATTCTTATCACCATTTTTATTCTGAGGATTCCATGCATTCTTCTGTGGGGTTTCATTTATGTTAGCTAACTTGCTTAGCGTACATATTCCTCAAGTATTTTCAGGCGGATTCCTTGACTTAATAATTTATGGAATGATTCCTACACCAAAAGGAACTCACTTCTATTGAATATTTGTTGTTGGATTATTCTACATTCCACTTTACTTTGGATTCTTCTACTGATGAATTAAATTTAAAGATCTTAAAACACCAGGTAGAGGAGAAACAGTAAAATTATTTACTAAAGAAGATTATCTAAAAAACAAAGACGCTAAAAAAGCTGCTTCTCAAGTAGATCCTCAAGCTTTAGCTATTGTCGAAGCTTTTGGGGGCTTAGACAACATTACTGCACTTAACAACTGTGCTTCAAGATTAAGATATGATGTTAAAGACTCAACTCTTGTTAATCAAGATAAATTAAAACAACATGGAGCAGTCGCAATTAAAATTGAAGGTAAGAATCACGTTCAAGCAATTTTTGGTCCTGTTGCTGAGCAACTTAACACCAAAATTAGAAATTCTCGTGAAGCTATTGCAAAATTAAGCATGCACCAAATGGAAAAATTACCTTCACAACCAATGCACGCTAAAGAAGCAACAATGGTACAAACAAGTATGCTTGAAACTCCTGTACTGGTTAAATCAGCGGCTAAAGGTAAAGTTGTGCCTTTGTCAATGGTTAATGATGGTGTCTTCTCAGAAAAATTAATAGGGGATGGGTACGTTGTTGAATTTGCTGATGAAAAATTTGGATCAGTTTATTCACCTGTGGATGGAACTTTAAGTGTGGTATTTGAAACCAAACACGCATATGGTCTTGAAACAGCTGAAGGTGTACAAATTTTAATCCACATCGGAGTTGATACTGTTAGTTTAAATGGACAAGGATTTGAAAGCTTTGTTAAAGTTGGAGATAAAGTTAAAGCAGGTGATTTACTTGCTAAAGTTGATTTATCTCTGCTTAAAGCAAAAAACCTTAAAAATTCAGTAATTGTCGTTGTTTTAAATGAAAGTCCACATCAAGCACTTACATTTAAAGAGCTAGATAAAGAAGTTTCTACTGAAGATGTAATTTTAGAAGTTAGATAA
- a CDS encoding ABC transporter permease, with amino-acid sequence MFSNLAAKMNLSKKTSLLIPYFLVALLLIVLPMILILSKAFTSNGEGFDNWELVKSTHTWNIILRSLIVGILASIICLIIALPYSYFVATSNSTIFRIYALSLVVSPLAIFTIARIYALRSLFQLIFASDINSLNSIWFIVTGLVYLNLPLMIMPLYTVFKDMPRNIIEASSDLGNNAFRTFFRVIIPYGTKAILSGFALIFLASATTFVVSQKLLPNSSQLQLIGNQINEKINPGNAFNLSSGSALVIVVSGIFISIYAFVLIIPRIIFFIKKGATYE; translated from the coding sequence ATGTTTTCTAACTTAGCTGCCAAAATGAACTTAAGTAAAAAAACTTCTTTGTTAATTCCATATTTTTTAGTAGCTTTACTTTTAATTGTTCTTCCAATGATTTTGATTTTATCAAAAGCATTCACCAGTAATGGAGAAGGATTTGATAATTGAGAACTTGTAAAAAGCACTCATACTTGAAATATTATTTTGCGAAGCTTAATTGTTGGAATTTTAGCCTCAATAATTTGTTTAATTATTGCACTTCCGTACTCATATTTTGTAGCTACAAGCAATTCGACTATTTTTCGAATTTATGCACTTAGCTTAGTTGTTTCTCCACTAGCAATTTTTACAATTGCTAGAATTTATGCACTCAGAAGTTTATTTCAACTTATTTTTGCTAGTGACATTAATTCTTTAAATTCAATTTGATTTATCGTTACAGGATTGGTATATTTAAACTTACCACTAATGATTATGCCTTTATATACTGTTTTTAAAGATATGCCAAGAAACATCATTGAAGCAAGTAGTGATTTAGGTAATAATGCTTTTAGAACCTTTTTTAGAGTAATTATTCCTTATGGAACTAAAGCAATTTTAAGTGGTTTTGCTTTAATTTTTCTTGCTAGTGCAACAACTTTTGTTGTTTCGCAAAAATTACTTCCAAACTCTTCGCAATTACAGTTAATTGGGAACCAAATTAATGAAAAAATTAATCCTGGAAATGCTTTTAATCTTTCTTCAGGTTCAGCTCTTGTTATTGTTGTTAGTGGAATCTTTATTTCAATTTATGCTTTTGTGTTAATTATTCCACGAATTATTTTCTTTATTAAAAAAGGAGCTACATATGAATAA
- a CDS encoding single-stranded DNA-binding protein: MNKTMLLGRIASPIFYGKTMNRVDHVRFSLAVSHKGQRNDFIPIICWNQMATFARDYLTKGSLVYIEGEIIEAKYFAEHNKEINTSFVIQVENLKAFSFRNKDSIRPIFLNVDVVDPQLHDIFDKHLQNSKNKFQEFILPKTLKKKG; this comes from the coding sequence ATGAATAAAACGATGCTTTTAGGTCGAATTGCTAGTCCGATTTTTTACGGGAAAACAATGAATCGTGTTGATCATGTTCGTTTTTCACTAGCTGTATCTCATAAAGGTCAACGAAATGATTTTATTCCTATTATTTGTTGAAACCAAATGGCAACATTTGCAAGAGATTATTTAACTAAAGGGTCTCTAGTGTATATTGAAGGTGAAATTATCGAAGCAAAATATTTTGCTGAGCATAATAAAGAAATTAACACTTCATTTGTAATTCAAGTCGAAAATTTAAAAGCATTTTCGTTTCGAAATAAAGATTCAATTAGACCAATTTTTTTAAATGTAGATGTTGTGGATCCACAATTGCACGATATTTTTGATAAGCACTTACAAAATAGTAAAAATAAATTTCAAGAATTTATATTGCCTAAAACCCTAAAAAAGAAAGGATAA
- a CDS encoding phospholipase D-like domain-containing protein — protein MKKFSFNLSRFVIFIVFFLLFAGFITAVVFLTYRVNYLYFYLWVGVVYILNALFVFIIHSQRRPTATKLSWIYAILLFPIVGHLVFLVFGLIFRNKNEQKINQDPKFNISYYQQKNTIATLHRHPEELSHLEKLDNNLSLPGDIEFFQEGYHFYEKLFEALKKAKKSIYIVSFIIKSSEIFDQLEKIIKQKLKEKVKVKWILDDLGVMFFPKRRIKKLKSKGLEYQILGKIYYPLLNSNSFLRNHEKLFIVDSEYVFTGGNNISDEYASLSKKYAHWVDMNYKLSGPIINKYNLHFAKFWKIVSGKDIKDLEESLYKNTKKLSTYKNDVIQVSDSPNLDYSVAEYYWIKIISNAKKSIKIATPYFAISESLKNAIVLALKSGVEVTIYFPGLPDNKVAHKISLSQLEILRQYGLIIKLYNQVFMHSKMGLVDEQIAWSGSTNMDNRSLYSQYENMDIFCGESVKEVMRIFEDYDQKCLELQEIKGLNLNHNKFEKFIFDWLKPLI, from the coding sequence ATGAAAAAATTTAGCTTTAATTTATCTCGGTTTGTAATTTTTATTGTTTTCTTTTTACTTTTTGCCGGTTTTATTACAGCGGTAGTTTTTTTAACTTATAGAGTAAATTATTTATATTTTTATTTATGAGTTGGAGTGGTGTATATTTTAAATGCCTTATTTGTCTTTATTATTCATAGCCAAAGAAGACCAACTGCCACTAAATTAAGTTGAATTTATGCAATTTTATTGTTTCCGATTGTGGGTCATTTAGTGTTTTTGGTTTTTGGGTTGATTTTTCGCAATAAAAATGAGCAAAAAATCAATCAAGATCCTAAATTTAATATTAGTTATTATCAACAAAAAAATACTATTGCAACCTTACATCGTCATCCCGAAGAATTATCGCATTTAGAAAAATTAGATAATAATTTATCTTTACCTGGAGATATTGAGTTTTTTCAAGAAGGATATCATTTTTATGAAAAGCTTTTTGAAGCACTTAAAAAAGCCAAAAAAAGTATTTATATAGTTTCTTTTATTATTAAGAGTTCAGAAATTTTTGACCAACTTGAAAAAATAATTAAACAAAAACTCAAAGAAAAAGTTAAAGTTAAATGAATTTTAGATGATTTAGGAGTAATGTTTTTTCCAAAGCGTCGAATTAAAAAGCTTAAAAGCAAAGGATTAGAATACCAAATTTTAGGAAAAATTTATTATCCATTGCTAAACTCAAATAGCTTTTTACGCAACCATGAAAAGCTATTTATTGTTGATTCAGAATACGTTTTTACTGGTGGAAATAATATTTCTGATGAGTATGCTTCTTTGTCAAAAAAATACGCACATTGAGTTGATATGAACTATAAATTAAGTGGTCCAATTATTAATAAATACAATTTACACTTTGCTAAATTTTGAAAAATTGTTTCAGGAAAAGATATTAAAGATCTTGAAGAAAGTTTATATAAAAACACTAAAAAATTATCAACATATAAAAACGATGTTATTCAAGTAAGCGATTCCCCAAATTTAGATTATTCAGTAGCGGAATATTATTGAATTAAAATAATTAGTAATGCAAAAAAAAGTATTAAAATTGCAACTCCATATTTTGCTATTTCTGAATCACTAAAAAATGCTATTGTATTAGCTCTTAAAAGTGGAGTGGAAGTTACTATCTATTTTCCAGGGCTTCCCGACAATAAAGTAGCTCATAAAATATCGCTTTCCCAACTAGAAATTCTTAGACAATACGGATTAATTATTAAACTTTATAACCAAGTTTTTATGCATTCAAAAATGGGACTTGTTGATGAGCAAATTGCTTGAAGTGGCTCAACTAATATGGATAATCGAAGTTTATATTCCCAATATGAAAATATGGATATTTTTTGTGGTGAATCTGTAAAAGAAGTAATGCGAATTTTTGAAGATTATGATCAAAAATGCTTAGAATTACAAGAAATCAAAGGATTAAACCTTAATCATAACAAGTTTGAGAAATTTATATTTGATTGATTAAAACCTTTAATTTAA
- a CDS encoding DNA cytosine methyltransferase: MKKFKFIDLFAGIGGFRLALEKAGGECVFSCEIDQHAQLIYKENFDEISFEDITKLDASLIPDFDILSAGFPCQAFSSAGHKKGFEDAARGTLFFDIIRILKTKRPKVFILENVKNLINHDKGNTLFVMLKALAEIGYSTNYSVLNAKDFGVPQNRERIVIVGNLSGKIFDFSKLNLNHVSSMEDFLDTQGEFEILSKDQYTLIEHHYVKRQKSDLIFVGYRNKNTRNKGVKVNSKHLSRVHKQPNRIYSTQGVHPTIASQELSGRYFIYDGSQVRKLTINEVYKFMGFPEQFKKVGTNAKLYERIGNSVCVPMIEEIAKQILVQFNQKTQKSVQVNEYLENLYKKSLEIKNVESLSLNNEQMQNIQTIIQKEETFKAVFTVLISSLVYKSLYPHQDIRYHQSNMKNGYSGRSFDTKYITPFLKTKRFTGAMKESGWLTRTLEQNFPYDLNYPGKINNKDVKKSFLEIINNVQNSSEKDLAYRYLLALFKKSLETKNKRTIKLINPIKSESLYTINQIMTLLEKHFYYKYKSRGASILPVVALYSLYECIVKELKRFQNKQLQPLASHNSPDIQSGSTGDIVIKNKSDSQIYESVEVKFDIDINQFTIDDAYQKIAQNKIQRYYILSTKNIDKSQIKQIDLLLQKIKEKHGCQVIVNGVLPTLKYYLRMIKNTDKFIKKYLKNLQNNNEINFEHKLAWNEIIKST; the protein is encoded by the coding sequence ATGAAGAAATTTAAATTTATTGACTTATTTGCTGGAATTGGTGGTTTTAGATTAGCACTTGAAAAAGCTGGTGGAGAGTGTGTTTTTAGTTGTGAAATTGACCAACATGCACAATTAATATATAAAGAAAACTTTGATGAAATTTCTTTTGAAGATATTACAAAATTAGATGCAAGCTTAATTCCTGATTTTGACATTTTATCTGCAGGATTTCCTTGTCAAGCATTTTCTTCTGCTGGCCATAAAAAAGGTTTTGAGGATGCAGCAAGAGGAACTTTATTTTTTGATATTATTCGAATTTTAAAGACAAAACGTCCAAAAGTTTTCATCTTAGAAAATGTTAAAAATTTAATCAATCACGACAAAGGAAACACTTTATTTGTTATGCTTAAAGCTTTAGCTGAAATAGGATATTCAACTAATTATTCAGTTTTAAACGCAAAAGATTTCGGAGTTCCTCAAAATCGCGAAAGAATTGTCATTGTTGGGAATTTGAGCGGAAAAATTTTTGATTTTTCAAAATTAAATTTAAATCATGTTAGCTCTATGGAAGATTTTTTAGATACTCAAGGGGAATTTGAAATTTTAAGTAAAGACCAATATACTTTAATTGAACATCATTATGTAAAAAGACAAAAATCAGACCTGATTTTTGTAGGATATAGAAACAAAAACACACGAAACAAGGGAGTAAAAGTTAATTCAAAACATTTATCAAGAGTACATAAACAACCCAATAGAATTTATTCCACTCAAGGAGTTCACCCTACAATTGCATCTCAAGAATTATCTGGAAGATATTTTATATATGATGGTTCTCAAGTTCGAAAACTAACTATAAATGAAGTATATAAATTTATGGGATTTCCTGAACAATTTAAAAAAGTTGGCACAAACGCAAAGCTTTATGAAAGAATTGGAAATAGCGTTTGCGTTCCAATGATTGAAGAAATCGCAAAGCAAATTTTAGTTCAATTTAATCAAAAGACACAAAAATCAGTTCAAGTAAATGAATATTTAGAAAATCTTTATAAAAAGAGTTTAGAAATTAAAAATGTTGAATCTTTATCTTTAAATAATGAACAAATGCAAAATATTCAAACAATAATACAAAAAGAAGAAACTTTTAAAGCGGTTTTTACCGTTTTAATTTCAAGCTTAGTTTATAAATCTTTATATCCGCATCAAGATATAAGATATCATCAATCAAATATGAAAAATGGTTATAGTGGTCGTAGTTTTGATACTAAATACATTACTCCATTTTTAAAAACTAAACGCTTTACGGGAGCAATGAAAGAATCAGGGTGATTAACTCGCACTTTAGAACAGAATTTCCCATATGATTTAAACTATCCAGGTAAAATAAATAACAAAGATGTTAAAAAATCATTCTTAGAAATTATTAATAATGTTCAAAATTCAAGCGAAAAAGATTTAGCATATCGTTATCTTCTTGCTTTATTTAAAAAATCTTTAGAAACTAAAAATAAGAGAACTATTAAATTAATTAACCCAATTAAATCTGAATCTTTATACACAATTAACCAAATAATGACTCTTCTTGAAAAGCATTTTTACTATAAATATAAAAGTAGAGGTGCTTCGATTTTACCAGTTGTGGCTTTGTATAGTCTTTATGAATGTATTGTCAAAGAATTAAAAAGATTTCAAAACAAACAACTTCAACCTTTAGCTTCACATAATAGCCCTGATATTCAAAGCGGTTCTACTGGTGATATTGTTATTAAAAACAAAAGTGATAGTCAAATTTATGAATCTGTAGAAGTTAAATTCGATATTGACATTAACCAATTTACTATTGATGATGCTTATCAGAAAATAGCTCAAAATAAAATTCAAAGATATTATATTCTTAGCACTAAAAATATTGATAAATCTCAAATTAAGCAAATTGACTTATTATTACAAAAAATCAAAGAAAAACATGGTTGTCAGGTAATTGTTAATGGTGTTTTACCGACTTTAAAATATTATTTGCGTATGATTAAAAATACTGATAAATTTATCAAGAAATATCTAAAAAATCTTCAAAATAATAATGAAATTAACTTTGAACATAAGTTAGCTTGAAATGAAATTATTAAATCTACATAA